A portion of the Pseudomonas sp. GR 6-02 genome contains these proteins:
- a CDS encoding tautomerase family protein, with translation MITVYGIDYNLNAKKAQMSDVLHNCMTTVLGLPEDKRAHRFVPLDKTNFYYPGGRSEKYTVIEISMISGRTEETKKKLIKQIFTDFERNLAINPVDVEITIFEQPSHCWGFRGITGDEAP, from the coding sequence ATGATCACCGTCTATGGAATTGACTACAATTTAAATGCCAAAAAAGCACAGATGTCCGATGTGCTACATAATTGCATGACTACCGTTCTTGGGTTACCCGAAGACAAGCGTGCTCACCGTTTCGTCCCGCTAGATAAAACTAATTTCTATTACCCCGGCGGCAGATCTGAAAAATACACAGTAATCGAAATAAGCATGATTTCTGGGCGAACGGAAGAAACAAAAAAGAAGCTCATAAAGCAAATATTTACAGACTTTGAGCGAAACTTGGCTATAAATCCGGTTGACGTTGAAATCACAATATTTGAGCAACCAAGTCATTGCTGGGGATTCCGAGGGATCACAGGCGATGAGGCACCTTGA
- a CDS encoding MFS transporter, producing the protein MTSKSQFENGSFTTSGNTEYLTTGRLPLAALLALTMGSFIATANETVPAGLLPQIAEAFGVSQAWAGQMVTLCALGSGLAAIPLTLALQGWRRRLVLLLAVGVFCACNAVTALSPWFSLTLAARFVVGIATGLAWSLLAGYARRLVAPQQHGRAMALAMLGIPLALALGVPLGAWLGKLLGWRCVFGTLSGLSLLLMAWIYLKVPDYPGQRSDRRLPLRRVLQTPGVRPVLAVVMLWILAHYTLYTYIAAFLASVGLADQIDRGLLSFGIAALFGLWMIGTLIDDRLRSLVLLSLTAFILVSFALGLGELPVSAIYIGIVLWGMSFGGAPTLLQTSLADVASDGADIAQSMLVTVFNLAFAGSGVIGGIFLETWGAGAIPWVALALLLPALLIVSIAKGHAFRR; encoded by the coding sequence ATGACCAGCAAATCGCAATTTGAAAATGGCTCTTTCACGACATCGGGCAATACCGAATACCTCACTACTGGGCGTCTCCCATTGGCGGCCCTGTTGGCGCTGACAATGGGGAGCTTTATCGCCACCGCCAACGAAACGGTGCCAGCAGGACTTTTGCCGCAAATCGCCGAGGCATTTGGTGTGTCGCAAGCGTGGGCTGGTCAGATGGTGACCCTATGTGCGCTGGGCTCAGGGTTAGCGGCTATTCCATTGACTCTCGCTTTGCAGGGCTGGCGTCGGCGCTTGGTGCTATTACTGGCTGTCGGGGTGTTTTGCGCCTGTAATGCGGTGACCGCCCTGTCGCCCTGGTTTTCATTGACGCTGGCTGCCCGCTTCGTGGTGGGTATCGCAACCGGTCTGGCCTGGAGCCTGCTGGCCGGCTATGCCAGACGATTGGTCGCCCCACAGCAGCACGGTCGCGCAATGGCGCTGGCCATGCTCGGCATCCCTTTGGCACTTGCCCTAGGCGTACCGCTAGGTGCCTGGCTCGGCAAGCTGCTGGGATGGCGTTGTGTGTTCGGGACTCTCTCAGGACTCAGCCTTTTGCTGATGGCCTGGATATATCTGAAAGTGCCTGATTATCCCGGACAACGCTCCGATCGACGCTTGCCGCTACGCAGGGTCCTGCAAACCCCGGGCGTGCGGCCCGTGCTGGCGGTGGTCATGCTCTGGATCCTGGCTCACTACACCCTCTATACCTATATTGCTGCGTTCCTGGCTTCTGTTGGATTGGCCGATCAGATAGATCGGGGCCTCCTTTCATTCGGTATTGCGGCCTTGTTCGGTCTATGGATGATCGGCACGCTGATTGATGACAGGCTTCGGAGTCTGGTACTGCTCAGCCTGACAGCATTCATCCTGGTTTCGTTTGCCCTGGGCCTGGGTGAGCTGCCCGTCAGTGCGATCTATATCGGCATCGTCCTGTGGGGGATGAGCTTCGGTGGTGCGCCAACCTTATTGCAAACCTCCTTGGCTGATGTTGCCAGTGACGGCGCTGATATTGCGCAATCAATGTTGGTGACCGTCTTCAATCTGGCGTTTGCAGGCAGTGGTGTGATCGGCGGCATTTTCCTGGAAACATGGGGGGCAGGTGCTATTCCCTGGGTAGCGCTGGCATTGTTGCTACCAGCGCTGTTGATTGTTTCGATAGCCAAGGGGCATGCTTTCAGGCGTTAA
- a CDS encoding ABC transporter ATP-binding protein, translating to MLRAFERRLDPFPPDEVPPPPDGLARFLWACTRGARGYILVFALLSAGVSIYEAWLFSFLGQVVDLLSTWQAGGEAAAQESRVLWGMGIIMVASVGLVALRTMVQHQILAINLPLRLRWDFHRLMLRQSLSFFSDEFSGRVTTKVMQTALAVRDMLFTLIEIAPGIGVYFIAIIALAGGFALKLMLPFIAWVVLFGLAMWYFVPRLGKVGQEQANARSMMTGRISDAYTNITTVKLFSHSNREAHFARAAMEDFKQTGFRQMRLVSQFEIVNQALVVALIMAAGGYALWLWHQGEVGAGAVAAITAMALRINGMSHWIMWQMTSLFESIGTVQDGMATFTRGPKVQDAPGAGVLVTSDGAVTFDNVSFNYNGERQVLDGLSLSIRPGEKIGLVGRSGAGKSTLINLLLRFYDVDSGEIRIDGQNIAQVTQDSLRGAIGMVTQDTSLLHRSIRDNIAYGRPDATDAQIRSAAANAQADEFISQLSDRQGHTGYDTLVGERGIKLSGGQRQRVAIARVMLKNAPILLLDEATSALDSEVEVAIQESLDEMMQGKTVIAIAHRLSTIAAMDRLVVMDNGRIIEQGTHTELLGKNGIYARLWQHQSGGFLGEDQGVVEAMDQV from the coding sequence ATGCTTCGTGCGTTTGAACGAAGGCTCGACCCTTTTCCTCCTGACGAGGTACCACCGCCACCCGACGGCTTGGCTCGCTTCCTGTGGGCCTGTACGCGGGGTGCTCGCGGTTACATTCTGGTGTTTGCGCTGCTCAGTGCCGGTGTGTCGATTTACGAAGCCTGGCTGTTTTCCTTCCTCGGGCAGGTCGTGGACCTGCTCTCGACCTGGCAGGCAGGCGGTGAAGCGGCTGCGCAGGAAAGTCGCGTGTTGTGGGGCATGGGCATCATCATGGTGGCCAGTGTCGGGCTGGTGGCGTTGCGCACCATGGTGCAGCATCAGATATTGGCGATTAACTTGCCGTTGCGGCTGCGCTGGGACTTCCATCGCTTGATGCTGCGGCAAAGCCTTTCGTTTTTTTCCGATGAGTTTTCCGGCCGGGTCACGACCAAGGTGATGCAGACGGCGCTAGCCGTGCGCGACATGCTATTCACCCTTATCGAGATCGCGCCCGGGATCGGGGTATATTTCATCGCGATCATCGCACTGGCCGGCGGCTTCGCCCTGAAACTGATGCTGCCTTTCATTGCCTGGGTCGTGTTGTTCGGGCTGGCCATGTGGTACTTCGTGCCCCGCCTGGGGAAAGTCGGGCAGGAGCAGGCCAATGCGCGGTCGATGATGACCGGGCGTATCTCAGACGCCTACACGAACATCACGACGGTGAAGCTGTTCTCCCACTCCAATCGTGAAGCGCATTTCGCGCGTGCAGCGATGGAGGATTTCAAACAAACCGGCTTTCGTCAGATGCGTCTGGTGAGCCAGTTCGAGATCGTCAACCAGGCATTGGTGGTGGCATTGATCATGGCAGCAGGGGGTTATGCCCTGTGGCTATGGCACCAGGGTGAGGTCGGCGCAGGTGCCGTGGCGGCAATCACCGCCATGGCGTTGCGTATCAATGGCATGTCGCACTGGATCATGTGGCAAATGACCTCGCTGTTCGAGAGCATTGGCACCGTGCAGGATGGCATGGCAACCTTTACCCGGGGCCCAAAGGTGCAGGATGCGCCGGGTGCGGGTGTGCTCGTAACCTCCGACGGCGCGGTCACCTTCGATAACGTGAGCTTCAACTACAATGGCGAACGCCAGGTTCTCGATGGCCTGAGCCTGAGTATCCGCCCGGGTGAAAAAATCGGCCTGGTTGGCCGCTCTGGCGCCGGCAAATCCACGCTTATCAACCTGCTGCTGCGCTTTTATGACGTCGACAGCGGGGAGATTCGCATCGACGGCCAAAACATCGCACAAGTGACGCAAGACAGCCTGCGCGGCGCCATCGGTATGGTCACGCAGGATACCTCTCTACTGCACCGTTCCATTCGCGACAACATCGCCTACGGCCGTCCCGATGCTACCGACGCGCAAATCCGCAGCGCCGCGGCCAATGCCCAGGCCGATGAGTTCATCAGCCAACTGAGCGACCGGCAAGGCCATACCGGTTACGACACCCTTGTGGGTGAGCGCGGCATCAAGCTGTCGGGCGGCCAGCGCCAACGCGTCGCGATTGCCCGGGTGATGCTCAAGAATGCCCCGATCCTGCTACTTGACGAGGCCACCAGCGCGCTGGACTCGGAAGTCGAAGTGGCCATACAGGAAAGCCTCGATGAAATGATGCAGGGCAAGACGGTGATCGCTATCGCCCATCGACTGTCCACCATTGCGGCCATGGACCGGCTCGTCGTCATGGACAACGGACGCATCATCGAGCAGGGCACCCACACCGAATTGCTCGGGAAGAACGGGATTTATGCGCGGCTGTGGCAGCATCAAAGCGGCGGGTTTCTGGGTGAGGATCAGGGAGTGGTCGAGGCTATGGATCAGGTGTGA
- a CDS encoding AAA domain-containing protein has product MVSIQVDGEDKTAKISDWAIRWSDKYEALELTCHFPSKKKYTRALSNCQVSPTRELTNVLLHKPGSTIVTPIAKATIYGERYAVVHYPGAEKPYVYMMDGIGFTAPTSMKETPVFRYFTLVANARQDHAESKTDREIADNVVRQLGKLPAIAGTALQAYCTGRNGTLAPGQGLIYPFGLNESQLQAVERAFSAQISVIEGPPGTGKTQTILNILANILLRGQTVAVLSNNNAAVENVYEKLEKYGLGYLVAKLGNQDKREAFFADLPAWPSNAPEPAPSLDEIQALLTRLKQHLQDHNRAAQLQIELDELVIERRYLQQWQAESDVQATVSLDKYGLTPRKTADLMAYLAYLGEQRIHLKDRIELLFKFRIFRTKPFTEGEARMAVFHALQMHYYDKSLRDKEAELRACRESLARANFTALLKELTTASMHHLKQHLQLQVPPSDSFDVKTYRRHFDVFLQRFPILGSGTHSIVNSIAPGAVLDYVIIDEASLQDIVPGILPLGCAKNLIVVGDNRQLPHIPVALGLQAPAEVYDCEHYSLLDSCIAVFQDTLPRTLLKEHYRCHPRIIQFCNQQFYDNALVPMTEDKGEAPLRLVVTAKGNHARKNTNLRELDSLLKVLGDEGPPVGMDGEGRGYIAPFRAQVNLSDTHLPTDFVKDTVHKFQGRECDEIVFSTVLDKKRYNQARTRLDFVDDPRMINVAVSRAKHRFTLVTGDEVFTDNNGHIAALIRYISYYAQDDQIVRAPVVSAFDLLYREYDQSLARLDARLRPEDSRYKSEQIVAQLLREALSAPACQALKYHTQIQLDKLASPGSLDWTEPQRAFMRRASCDFVIYFKVGKKPIGVIEVDGGYHDRPVQAARDAMKNEILARSGIPILRLRTVESDIERRVGDFIGQWASPTHGA; this is encoded by the coding sequence ATGGTTTCGATTCAGGTGGATGGTGAGGACAAGACCGCAAAGATCAGCGACTGGGCGATTCGCTGGAGCGACAAATACGAAGCCCTGGAACTGACCTGTCACTTCCCCTCCAAGAAAAAATACACCCGTGCGCTCAGTAACTGCCAAGTTTCGCCCACCCGCGAGTTGACCAATGTATTGCTGCACAAGCCCGGCAGCACGATCGTCACGCCCATTGCCAAAGCTACGATTTACGGCGAGCGATATGCCGTCGTGCACTACCCGGGCGCCGAAAAGCCCTATGTCTACATGATGGACGGTATCGGCTTTACCGCCCCGACATCGATGAAGGAAACGCCGGTCTTCCGCTATTTCACTCTCGTGGCGAATGCCCGACAGGATCACGCTGAGTCGAAAACTGATCGTGAAATTGCCGACAATGTGGTGCGCCAGCTCGGAAAACTGCCCGCCATCGCTGGCACTGCCCTGCAAGCCTATTGTACGGGGCGAAACGGCACGCTGGCGCCGGGTCAGGGGCTCATCTATCCGTTCGGGCTTAACGAGAGTCAGCTTCAGGCGGTCGAGCGGGCGTTCAGCGCGCAAATCAGCGTGATCGAAGGCCCGCCAGGGACCGGCAAGACCCAGACGATCCTCAACATCCTCGCCAATATTCTGTTACGTGGGCAGACGGTAGCGGTGCTGTCCAACAACAATGCTGCCGTGGAAAACGTCTACGAAAAGCTGGAGAAATACGGCCTGGGCTACTTGGTCGCCAAGCTTGGCAACCAGGACAAACGTGAGGCCTTCTTTGCCGATCTGCCTGCTTGGCCATCAAACGCGCCCGAGCCGGCACCATCCCTAGATGAAATCCAGGCCTTGCTGACCCGCTTGAAGCAGCACCTGCAAGACCACAACAGGGCGGCACAACTGCAAATCGAGCTGGACGAGCTGGTCATCGAGCGGCGCTACCTGCAGCAGTGGCAGGCAGAAAGCGATGTACAGGCCACAGTCTCGCTCGACAAGTACGGCCTGACACCGCGCAAGACTGCGGACCTCATGGCCTACCTGGCGTACCTCGGCGAGCAGCGCATTCATCTCAAAGACCGTATCGAGCTTCTGTTCAAATTCAGAATCTTTCGCACCAAGCCATTTACCGAGGGCGAGGCGCGCATGGCCGTTTTCCATGCACTGCAGATGCATTACTACGACAAGTCGCTACGGGACAAGGAAGCGGAGCTGCGGGCGTGCCGTGAATCGTTGGCACGCGCGAATTTCACGGCCCTGCTGAAAGAACTGACAACAGCATCGATGCACCATCTCAAGCAGCATCTGCAACTTCAGGTACCGCCGTCGGACAGCTTTGATGTCAAAACTTACCGCAGGCATTTCGATGTCTTCTTGCAGCGCTTCCCTATCCTGGGCAGCGGCACGCACTCCATCGTCAATTCGATCGCGCCGGGAGCGGTCCTCGACTACGTGATCATCGACGAAGCCTCTTTGCAGGACATCGTGCCGGGCATCCTGCCACTGGGCTGCGCAAAGAACCTGATCGTCGTTGGAGACAACCGCCAGTTGCCGCATATCCCTGTGGCACTGGGGCTTCAAGCGCCCGCCGAAGTCTACGATTGCGAGCACTACAGCCTGCTGGATTCGTGCATTGCCGTGTTTCAGGACACGCTGCCCAGAACCCTGCTGAAAGAACATTACCGCTGCCACCCCAGGATCATCCAGTTCTGCAACCAGCAGTTCTACGACAACGCACTGGTGCCGATGACCGAGGACAAGGGCGAAGCCCCCCTGCGTCTGGTGGTGACAGCCAAGGGCAACCACGCCAGGAAGAACACCAACCTTCGGGAATTGGACTCCCTGCTGAAGGTGCTTGGGGACGAGGGGCCGCCCGTCGGTATGGACGGCGAAGGCCGCGGTTACATCGCCCCGTTCCGGGCGCAAGTCAACCTTTCCGACACGCACTTGCCGACGGATTTCGTCAAGGACACCGTGCACAAGTTTCAGGGGCGCGAATGCGACGAGATCGTCTTCTCCACCGTGCTGGACAAGAAGCGCTACAACCAGGCGCGAACACGCCTGGATTTCGTCGACGACCCACGCATGATCAACGTGGCAGTTTCGCGGGCCAAACATCGCTTCACCCTGGTGACTGGCGACGAGGTGTTCACTGACAACAATGGCCACATCGCCGCGCTGATTCGCTACATCAGCTATTACGCGCAGGACGATCAGATCGTACGCGCGCCGGTGGTGTCGGCATTCGACTTGCTGTACCGCGAGTACGACCAGTCTCTGGCACGCTTGGACGCCCGCCTGCGGCCCGAGGATTCACGCTACAAGTCCGAGCAGATCGTGGCACAGTTGCTGCGTGAAGCGCTGTCAGCCCCGGCGTGCCAGGCATTGAAGTACCACACACAGATCCAGCTGGATAAGCTTGCATCGCCGGGTAGCCTCGACTGGACGGAGCCCCAGCGGGCGTTCATGAGGCGCGCCAGTTGCGATTTCGTGATCTATTTCAAAGTGGGCAAAAAACCGATAGGGGTGATCGAGGTTGATGGCGGGTACCACGACCGACCCGTGCAGGCAGCTCGGGACGCCATGAAAAATGAGATTTTGGCTAGAAGTGGCATTCCTATTCTGCGGCTGCGGACAGTTGAGAGTGACATTGAGCGGAGAGTTGGCGACTTTATCGGGCAGTGGGCTAGTCCTACGCATGGCGCATAA
- a CDS encoding DUF7660 family protein, with protein sequence MSINLDELLKTVDDEQSFIGFIEALGMDFAEERLLEETSPSSPYGPGALGWENGSIDTFLDAAAAWATASSRSSPVSASRSNVWQRCAAILLAGKFYE encoded by the coding sequence ATGTCCATAAATCTTGATGAGCTACTGAAAACCGTAGACGACGAACAATCATTCATCGGCTTCATTGAAGCTCTAGGTATGGATTTCGCCGAGGAGCGTTTGCTGGAGGAGACCTCTCCGTCGTCTCCCTATGGACCGGGGGCGTTGGGGTGGGAAAACGGCTCTATTGATACCTTTCTTGATGCTGCCGCAGCGTGGGCGACTGCCAGCTCACGCAGTTCCCCTGTGAGTGCCAGTAGATCAAACGTATGGCAACGCTGTGCGGCCATTTTGCTCGCTGGTAAATTTTATGAGTGA
- a CDS encoding cysteine hydrolase family protein, which produces MYALLILDMQVGLFHGPDKPWAGEALLDTLNNLLSKARRAGAPIFLARHIGPPGSPIESGSPLTQLVQELELQGDEVIFEKSRPNAFTKTALADQLRACGAQGVVITGMKTQYCVDSTCRAARDFGFDAVLIADGHTCNSTPALKAEEIVAHHNATLAGPFCRVVNAEDWCF; this is translated from the coding sequence ATGTATGCACTCTTGATTCTCGATATGCAGGTTGGCTTGTTTCATGGCCCGGATAAACCGTGGGCTGGCGAAGCGCTGCTAGACACGTTGAATAACCTGTTGAGTAAAGCCCGGCGTGCAGGTGCGCCGATTTTTCTCGCACGCCATATTGGTCCACCTGGTTCGCCTATCGAGTCCGGAAGTCCGTTGACGCAACTGGTGCAGGAACTGGAGCTACAGGGTGACGAAGTGATCTTCGAGAAAAGCCGACCCAACGCCTTCACCAAGACTGCTCTGGCCGATCAGCTACGAGCTTGTGGCGCTCAGGGCGTGGTCATTACCGGAATGAAGACCCAATACTGTGTCGACAGCACCTGCCGCGCTGCACGGGATTTTGGATTCGATGCAGTGCTGATCGCCGATGGCCACACCTGCAACAGCACCCCTGCGCTGAAGGCTGAAGAGATTGTTGCTCATCACAATGCGACTCTGGCGGGACCATTCTGTCGCGTCGTAAATGCTGAGGACTGGTGTTTCTAA
- a CDS encoding LysE family translocator, which yields MESLLPFLLFAFVASITPGPTNILVLSHSSRWGLGATLPLIFGACVAAALIVFAVGLGVGETLLRFPRVQQAMAWAGVFWLSWLAWQIFQSAPPSLNPTTPRDEGLSVFGAATLQLLNPKVWMMAVAVVSVFAGGGDKTMRLVLLSLVFLLVSLPCMTLWALLGVGSARFFGSPQAFKRVNHALAFLLLVSAWLTVLV from the coding sequence ATGGAATCGTTGTTGCCTTTCCTGCTGTTTGCGTTCGTTGCCTCGATCACCCCGGGGCCGACCAATATTCTGGTGCTGAGCCACAGTTCGCGGTGGGGGCTAGGTGCCACGCTACCCCTCATTTTTGGCGCATGCGTGGCGGCGGCGCTGATTGTGTTTGCCGTCGGGCTCGGCGTGGGCGAGACGCTGCTGCGGTTTCCGCGAGTGCAGCAGGCGATGGCCTGGGCCGGGGTGTTCTGGTTGAGTTGGCTGGCCTGGCAGATCTTTCAAAGCGCGCCGCCGTCCCTGAACCCGACTACCCCGCGCGACGAGGGCCTGAGTGTGTTCGGTGCCGCCACCCTGCAATTGCTCAACCCCAAAGTCTGGATGATGGCGGTGGCGGTGGTGAGCGTGTTTGCCGGTGGCGGCGACAAGACCATGCGGCTGGTGTTGTTGTCGCTGGTGTTCCTGTTGGTCTCTTTGCCGTGCATGACTCTGTGGGCGTTGCTCGGCGTGGGTAGTGCTCGGTTTTTTGGTTCGCCACAGGCGTTCAAACGCGTGAACCATGCACTGGCTTTTTTGCTGCTGGTGTCGGCCTGGTTGACCGTGCTGGTGTAG
- a CDS encoding AraC family transcriptional regulator → MDKRNWIELSQDADTGIESIRAHFQGHAYDPHWHDSFLVGVTEQGVQQFNCRRVRHLSTPGKVFMLEPGEIHDGHAPTEEGFTYSMLYLDPHWLERELHALFEHAPADSQPGFADTLSQDPGLATAIYQAFHVLHEGDLRIVRQSAIDTLLGALTCHLDWRKRQAFDPRLPLVAQVARDYLHAHVYEDIGLDDLAQACGVDRFRLTRAFKAAFGLAPHAYLIQLRLAKARQLLARGESPAQVASALGFSDQSHMGRWFRRAYQLTPADYRKRCSNLPD, encoded by the coding sequence GTGGATAAACGCAACTGGATTGAGCTGTCCCAGGATGCCGATACCGGGATTGAATCGATTCGTGCCCATTTTCAGGGGCATGCCTACGATCCGCACTGGCATGACAGTTTTCTGGTGGGGGTCACCGAACAGGGGGTGCAGCAGTTCAATTGCCGACGCGTTCGCCATCTTAGTACGCCGGGCAAGGTATTCATGCTGGAGCCGGGGGAAATCCACGATGGGCATGCGCCGACCGAGGAAGGGTTTACCTATTCCATGCTCTACCTCGATCCGCACTGGCTTGAACGGGAGTTGCATGCGTTGTTCGAGCACGCGCCAGCCGATAGTCAGCCGGGCTTTGCCGACACCCTGAGCCAGGATCCGGGCCTGGCCACTGCCATTTATCAAGCCTTCCACGTGCTCCATGAGGGTGACTTGCGCATCGTGCGCCAGAGCGCCATCGATACCTTGTTGGGGGCGCTCACTTGCCACCTTGATTGGCGCAAGCGGCAGGCCTTTGATCCGCGTCTGCCGTTGGTGGCCCAGGTTGCGCGTGACTATCTGCATGCCCATGTCTACGAGGACATCGGGTTGGATGATCTGGCTCAAGCCTGTGGTGTTGATCGCTTTCGCTTGACGCGGGCCTTCAAGGCAGCCTTTGGGCTGGCGCCTCATGCTTATCTGATCCAGCTGCGCCTGGCCAAGGCGCGGCAGCTACTGGCGCGGGGCGAGTCGCCGGCGCAGGTGGCCAGTGCTCTCGGGTTCTCCGATCAAAGCCATATGGGGCGCTGGTTCCGCCGTGCCTACCAGCTCACGCCAGCGGACTACCGCAAGCGCTGCTCAAACCTTCCAGACTGA
- a CDS encoding LysR family transcriptional regulator: MDKLKSMAAFVAAAESDSFSAAAALLGVTPQLIAKQVGNLESELGLKLITRTTRRQSLTAVGREYYSRCKAILSDVDDADALALAANSTPRGKIRISAPYNYGSHRLIPFLTQYLTRYPETEIELELTDRFVNVVEEGYEVVFRLGKPQLADSAALVQRGLKPFRMLACASPAYLSRKGVPLHPEQLVDHDCLGYLFSDRMTDKLWRFTKDMQTFTIPIASRLKVNNTMAKVNAALSGFGITLCVEDVLTPYVRRGELVVLFENFEGPIYPVNLIYPADRRPSAKLRHFVDEVIQSLG; this comes from the coding sequence ATGGACAAGCTGAAAAGCATGGCAGCGTTCGTGGCGGCAGCCGAATCAGACTCGTTCTCGGCAGCCGCTGCCTTGTTAGGCGTGACCCCGCAATTGATTGCCAAACAGGTCGGCAATCTGGAATCTGAGCTAGGCCTCAAATTGATCACGCGAACCACTCGCCGTCAAAGCTTGACTGCCGTGGGCAGGGAATATTACTCACGCTGCAAAGCCATTCTGAGCGACGTTGATGACGCCGATGCTCTGGCCTTGGCAGCGAACTCAACACCGCGAGGAAAAATAAGGATCAGTGCGCCGTATAATTATGGCTCTCATCGACTGATCCCGTTCCTCACCCAATACCTGACGCGTTACCCCGAAACGGAAATCGAGTTGGAGTTGACGGACAGGTTCGTGAATGTCGTGGAAGAAGGCTACGAAGTCGTTTTCCGGCTGGGAAAACCTCAGCTGGCCGACAGTGCAGCTCTGGTTCAACGCGGTTTGAAACCTTTCAGGATGTTAGCCTGCGCATCCCCCGCTTATCTCTCGCGCAAAGGGGTCCCGCTCCATCCTGAGCAGCTCGTGGACCATGACTGTCTGGGCTACCTGTTTTCCGATCGAATGACAGACAAGCTCTGGCGATTCACTAAAGATATGCAGACGTTCACGATCCCCATTGCGAGTCGACTGAAAGTAAACAACACCATGGCCAAGGTGAACGCCGCATTGTCGGGTTTCGGTATTACGCTCTGCGTCGAGGACGTGCTGACGCCCTACGTGCGACGAGGTGAGTTGGTCGTACTTTTTGAGAACTTCGAAGGCCCCATCTACCCTGTCAACCTGATCTACCCCGCCGACCGTCGCCCTTCAGCAAAGCTCCGACACTTCGTGGATGAGGTCATCCAAAGCTTGGGTTGA
- a CDS encoding LysR family transcriptional regulator has translation MATDRLGDMRLFVEAAALGSLSAAGRKLALSPAAASARLIKLEAALRTKLFDRTTRQLRLTEEGRFYLQQCWVALRAIDEAEAGLQASQTEVRGKVRISASADFGRNLLNDWLETFSTLHPELYVALTLSDSVSNLVQDDVDLAIRFGQPHDSSMIARQLAPNWRVLCASPDYLARYGEPQTPTDLPSHKFIVLVTSAGPLNTFHFVVDGQEWNHTVPMSQAWETNDGALARAWALAGHGIARKTIWDAAADIRAGRLKVLLPDFCVREAGVYAVLHGNRYRIPRVRVLLDFLTDHFDRATDELLFDLKVPNA, from the coding sequence ATGGCTACTGACCGATTGGGCGACATGCGTTTGTTTGTCGAAGCGGCAGCACTCGGCAGCTTGTCTGCCGCAGGGCGCAAACTGGCGCTGTCGCCGGCCGCGGCCAGCGCGCGACTTATCAAGCTTGAGGCGGCGCTGCGCACCAAGTTGTTTGATCGCACAACGCGTCAGTTGCGCCTCACGGAAGAAGGTCGGTTTTATTTGCAGCAATGCTGGGTCGCATTGCGGGCTATCGATGAGGCGGAAGCTGGGCTTCAAGCCAGTCAAACAGAGGTGCGTGGCAAGGTCCGGATATCCGCATCCGCCGATTTTGGCCGCAATCTTTTAAATGACTGGCTTGAGACATTCAGTACATTGCACCCGGAACTGTACGTCGCACTGACGTTGTCGGACTCGGTGTCAAATCTGGTGCAGGACGATGTCGATCTGGCAATCCGGTTTGGACAGCCCCATGACAGCTCGATGATCGCCAGGCAGTTGGCTCCCAACTGGCGAGTACTGTGCGCTTCGCCTGATTATCTGGCGCGATACGGTGAACCCCAAACCCCTACTGACTTGCCTAGCCACAAGTTCATCGTGCTGGTGACGTCTGCAGGTCCATTGAACACCTTTCACTTTGTGGTGGATGGTCAGGAATGGAACCACACCGTTCCCATGAGCCAGGCATGGGAAACCAACGACGGCGCCCTCGCGCGCGCATGGGCGTTGGCTGGACATGGCATCGCACGCAAGACTATTTGGGATGCGGCAGCCGATATCCGTGCTGGACGACTGAAGGTCCTGTTACCTGACTTTTGTGTCCGAGAGGCCGGCGTCTACGCGGTATTACACGGCAATCGTTACCGGATTCCCCGCGTGCGTGTATTGCTGGATTTCCTTACCGACCATTTTGATCGCGCAACCGATGAGCTGTTGTTCGACCTTAAAGTACCTAATGCCTGA
- a CDS encoding DUF6196 family protein produces the protein MNISHETAADTERRLLHVTSQARVRFFPGTYTFLEFPLSSFPGAAYPDALALVRDDKVWSQLVPCDDIERELFGVFRFHFPENVDNSGFVGWLAMRLKRHFGTGVFVTCGQNRDEGGIFDYWGVPASLASGVFAEIQALVDGRAAGEMGVSR, from the coding sequence GTGAACATATCGCATGAAACGGCAGCGGATACCGAGCGCCGACTGCTGCACGTGACCTCTCAGGCGCGCGTCCGGTTCTTTCCTGGCACATATACGTTTTTGGAGTTTCCCTTGTCATCGTTTCCTGGTGCGGCATATCCCGACGCACTGGCGCTCGTTCGAGACGACAAGGTATGGAGTCAACTGGTCCCTTGCGACGACATCGAGCGAGAACTGTTCGGCGTCTTCCGTTTCCATTTCCCTGAAAACGTAGACAACAGCGGATTCGTGGGCTGGTTGGCGATGCGTCTGAAGCGGCATTTTGGAACTGGCGTTTTCGTCACTTGCGGCCAAAACAGAGATGAGGGCGGGATATTTGATTATTGGGGCGTCCCGGCCAGCCTTGCTTCGGGTGTCTTCGCAGAGATCCAGGCTTTGGTTGATGGCCGAGCGGCCGGGGAAATGGGAGTTTCCCGGTAG